One genomic segment of Hydrocarboniclastica marina includes these proteins:
- the dnaG gene encoding DNA primase has translation MSGMIPQRFIDDLLERIDLVELVGSRVTLKKAGRNYKACCPFHEERTPSFNVRPDKGFYHCFGCGAHGDAISFLRESDHLGFTEAVEELAKRAGLEVPYDQAAREEIRQVRTLTQALETATDFYCNALQQHPGSALAREYIRNRGLNQDIVERYRVGFAPPEGDALARNVDAETRKTLLETHTLSDRYGSVRDLFRNRIMFPIRNSRGRTIGFGGRTLGDDKAKYINSPESDAFHKSREIYGLYEAMQARRQIDKLLVVEGYMDVIALAQHGIDYAVATLGTATNSESLGALLKQARHLVFCFDGDTAGHRAADKALDNALEMLADGMHLQFLILPPGEDPDSLVRKEGAEAFRKRIDEAAPLSRYLFERQSEGLDLTLPEHQGELRARVEPLIRRMPRSTLSQGMWQEMIRLCSRPAFRSRGFSREFGKKGPPIIQGPPLKAGPRKEKTLCLALFYNPALAAQAHPHLAKENDLGVSAAFAEWLLEREIMTQDEVMARLATDTAARQRFYNMFDGIEHFLDEESVCREALDSLETIKETQAKRLIARPGRLH, from the coding sequence ATGAGCGGCATGATCCCCCAACGGTTCATCGACGATCTCCTGGAAAGGATCGACCTGGTCGAGCTTGTGGGCAGCCGGGTAACCCTCAAGAAAGCAGGCCGCAACTACAAGGCCTGCTGCCCGTTCCACGAAGAGCGCACGCCGTCGTTCAATGTCAGGCCAGACAAAGGCTTTTACCACTGCTTCGGTTGTGGCGCCCACGGCGACGCCATCAGCTTTCTGCGCGAGAGCGATCATCTGGGCTTCACCGAGGCGGTAGAGGAGCTTGCAAAGCGCGCCGGCCTCGAAGTGCCTTACGACCAGGCCGCCCGGGAAGAGATCAGACAGGTCCGCACCCTCACCCAGGCCTTGGAAACCGCGACCGATTTCTACTGTAACGCGCTGCAGCAGCACCCGGGCAGCGCGTTGGCCCGCGAGTACATACGCAACCGCGGGCTCAACCAGGACATTGTCGAGCGTTACCGTGTCGGTTTTGCTCCGCCCGAGGGTGATGCGCTGGCCAGAAATGTCGACGCGGAGACACGCAAGACGCTACTGGAGACCCATACACTATCCGATCGCTACGGCTCGGTACGGGACCTGTTCCGTAATCGCATCATGTTCCCCATACGCAACAGTCGAGGCCGGACCATCGGCTTCGGCGGGCGCACACTGGGCGACGACAAAGCCAAGTATATCAATTCGCCCGAGTCCGACGCCTTCCACAAAAGCCGTGAAATCTACGGCCTTTATGAGGCCATGCAGGCCCGGCGGCAGATCGACAAACTGTTGGTGGTCGAAGGCTACATGGATGTGATTGCGCTGGCGCAACACGGCATCGACTATGCGGTTGCAACGCTCGGCACAGCGACCAACAGCGAAAGCCTGGGCGCGCTGCTCAAGCAGGCGCGACATCTCGTGTTCTGCTTTGACGGCGATACCGCGGGACACAGGGCCGCTGACAAAGCGCTCGATAACGCCCTGGAGATGCTGGCGGATGGCATGCACCTTCAGTTTCTCATCCTTCCGCCCGGCGAGGACCCCGACTCCCTGGTGCGAAAGGAAGGTGCAGAGGCTTTCCGCAAAAGGATAGATGAGGCCGCCCCGCTGTCCCGTTATCTGTTCGAGCGGCAGAGCGAGGGGCTTGATCTGACCCTGCCGGAACATCAGGGCGAGCTCCGCGCCCGCGTGGAGCCGCTGATCCGTCGCATGCCTCGCTCCACCCTGAGCCAGGGCATGTGGCAGGAGATGATCCGTCTGTGCAGCCGTCCGGCCTTTCGCTCCAGGGGTTTTTCACGAGAGTTTGGCAAAAAGGGCCCGCCCATCATCCAGGGCCCCCCACTCAAGGCCGGCCCGCGCAAAGAAAAAACGCTTTGCCTGGCATTGTTCTATAATCCAGCTCTGGCAGCCCAGGCGCACCCGCACCTTGCCAAGGAGAACGACCTCGGCGTGAGCGCCGCGTTTGCAGAATGGCTGTTGGAGCGTGAGATCATGACGCAGGATGAAGTCATGGCCCGCCTGGCGACCGACACCGCAGCCCGTCAGCGCTTCTACAATATGTTTGACGGGATTGAGCATTTCCTCGACGAGGAGTCGGTCTGCAGAGAGGCACTCGACAGCCTCGAAACGATCAAGGAAACCCAGGCAAAAAGACTTATAGCCCGGCCGGGAAGGCTTCACTAG
- a CDS encoding GatB/YqeY domain-containing protein, which yields MTDQALKNRLTEDMKTAMRNKNKERLGTVRMILAAVKQVEVDERIEVSDERVLAILDKMAKQRRDAATQYRDAGREDLASQEEAELVIIQDFLPAALTDQELDAMIASAIEQTGAAGANDMGKVMGVLKPQVQGRADMGQVSKKVRDTLNG from the coding sequence ATGACTGACCAAGCCCTTAAGAATCGTCTCACCGAAGATATGAAAACCGCAATGCGCAACAAGAACAAGGAGCGCCTCGGTACCGTTCGCATGATCCTGGCAGCCGTCAAGCAAGTTGAGGTTGATGAGAGAATCGAGGTCAGCGACGAGCGTGTGCTGGCCATTCTTGACAAGATGGCAAAACAGCGTCGGGACGCCGCCACCCAGTATCGGGATGCCGGCCGGGAAGACCTGGCGAGCCAGGAGGAAGCCGAACTCGTCATTATTCAGGATTTCCTCCCCGCCGCCCTGACCGACCAGGAATTGGACGCGATGATAGCCAGCGCTATCGAGCAGACAGGCGCTGCCGGCGCCAACGACATGGGCAAGGTCATGGGTGTGCTTAAGCCCCAGGTCCAGGGTCGGGCCGACATGGGCCAGGTCAGCAAAAAAGTGCGCGACACTCTGAACGGCTAA
- the rpsU gene encoding 30S ribosomal protein S21, with product MPSVKVKENEPFDVALRRFKRSCEKAGVLSEVRRREHYEKPTSVRKRKAAAAVKRHLKKLQREQKRFERLY from the coding sequence ATGCCCTCTGTAAAAGTTAAAGAGAACGAGCCATTTGACGTCGCGTTGCGTCGCTTCAAGCGCTCCTGCGAGAAGGCAGGCGTCCTTTCTGAGGTACGCCGTCGTGAGCACTACGAGAAGCCGACTTCAGTGCGCAAGCGTAAAGCTGCCGCCGCCGTCAAGCGCCATCTCAAGAAGCTTCAGAGAGAGCAAAAGCGCTTCGAACGCCTGTATTGA
- the tsaD gene encoding tRNA (adenosine(37)-N6)-threonylcarbamoyltransferase complex transferase subunit TsaD, giving the protein MRVLGIETSCDETGVAVYDSERGLLSHVLYSQVAMHADYGGVVPELASRDHVRKLLPLCRQVLDDAGLQLTEIEGIAYTAGPGLVGALMVGGSFAHALGLALGCPVLGVHHMEGHLLAPMLEPDPPAFPFVALLVSGGHTQLVDVQGVGEYRLLGESVDDAAGEAFDKAAKMLGLDYPGGPQVARLAEQGDPARYRFPRPMTDRPGLDFSFSGLKTFTMNTLAAATRGGDDSEQTRADIARAFETAVVETLAIKCRRALRETGRRALVIAGGVSANKRLREQLDTMACKEHARLFYARPEFCTDNGAMIAYAGWQRLRAGQRDGDRILAVPRWPLDQLPSLMTECSAGLKRD; this is encoded by the coding sequence GTGCGCGTTCTAGGTATAGAAACTTCCTGCGACGAAACCGGCGTAGCCGTATACGACAGCGAACGCGGACTACTCTCCCACGTGCTCTATAGTCAGGTCGCCATGCACGCGGATTACGGCGGTGTTGTGCCGGAGCTGGCATCACGCGACCACGTTCGAAAGCTTCTGCCCTTGTGTCGTCAGGTGCTTGATGATGCCGGCCTGCAACTGACCGAGATTGAGGGCATCGCCTACACCGCAGGTCCCGGTCTGGTGGGGGCGCTGATGGTGGGTGGTTCGTTCGCCCATGCTCTGGGCCTGGCGCTTGGGTGCCCGGTACTTGGCGTGCACCATATGGAAGGGCATCTCCTGGCGCCGATGCTTGAGCCAGATCCACCAGCTTTCCCGTTTGTAGCGCTCCTGGTTTCCGGCGGGCACACCCAGCTGGTTGATGTGCAGGGCGTCGGTGAATATCGGCTCTTAGGTGAATCAGTAGACGATGCAGCCGGCGAAGCCTTTGACAAAGCGGCGAAAATGCTTGGTCTGGACTATCCGGGCGGCCCCCAGGTCGCCCGGCTCGCCGAGCAGGGTGACCCCGCACGCTACCGTTTCCCGCGACCGATGACCGACCGTCCGGGCCTCGACTTCAGTTTCAGCGGTTTGAAGACATTCACCATGAATACGTTGGCGGCCGCGACCCGGGGGGGTGATGATAGCGAGCAAACGCGTGCGGATATCGCCCGCGCGTTCGAAACGGCGGTGGTGGAGACCCTCGCTATAAAATGCCGTCGGGCCCTGCGCGAGACGGGTCGCCGAGCACTGGTAATCGCCGGAGGTGTCAGTGCAAACAAGCGACTGCGTGAGCAGCTCGATACCATGGCCTGCAAGGAGCATGCTCGCCTGTTCTATGCCCGGCCTGAGTTCTGTACCGATAATGGTGCCATGATCGCTTACGCTGGCTGGCAGCGTCTGCGTGCGGGGCAACGGGACGGTGACCGTATACTCGCCGTACCAAGGTGGCCTCTGGACCAGCTACCGTCACTGATGACCGAGTGCAGTGCGGGGCTGAAGCGAGACTGA
- a CDS encoding glycerol-3-phosphate acyltransferase, with translation MNSFGSLLADALPWCLFAYLAGSVLIAPIVCRAHVLPSPWHHGSGNPGATNVYRLGGAWPATQTLFGDAAKATIPIWVAQAVDVSFAVQVLMGLSAVIGHMRPPWHRRGGGKGVATTLGVGIALAPATIFTLGLLWCIIVWRTRTSSIGSITTAILAPLIALWLNPETLGLFVPLSLLMLYRHRDNLARLRQGDENRL, from the coding sequence ATGAATTCGTTCGGCTCACTGCTGGCTGATGCCTTGCCGTGGTGTCTCTTCGCTTATCTCGCAGGTTCAGTCCTGATCGCGCCGATCGTCTGCCGGGCGCATGTCCTGCCATCTCCGTGGCATCACGGCTCCGGCAACCCCGGGGCGACCAATGTCTACCGCCTGGGCGGCGCCTGGCCTGCAACCCAGACCCTGTTCGGCGATGCCGCCAAGGCGACAATACCCATCTGGGTCGCGCAGGCGGTAGACGTCAGTTTTGCGGTGCAGGTACTGATGGGACTCAGCGCAGTCATAGGCCACATGCGCCCACCCTGGCACCGTCGCGGTGGCGGTAAAGGCGTAGCAACAACCCTGGGTGTTGGCATTGCACTAGCTCCCGCGACTATTTTCACGCTGGGACTGCTCTGGTGCATTATCGTCTGGCGAACACGCACATCTTCCATCGGCTCTATAACTACCGCCATTCTCGCGCCGCTGATTGCCCTTTGGCTCAATCCCGAGACACTCGGCCTGTTTGTGCCGTTGAGCCTGCTAATGCTGTACCGCCACCGGGACAATCTGGCACGGCTCCGTCAGGGCGACGAGAACCGGCTTTAG
- the folB gene encoding dihydroneopterin aldolase has translation MDRVFIEGLRVDALIGVYGWEREVRQTLMLDLVMAWDNRVPGMSDDVTQALDYGRVAEAVAGWVGESRFQLLEALAESLAQKLMDEFEVPGLQLTIRKPGAVASAVSVGVSINRGLRLGAENSA, from the coding sequence ATGGACAGGGTATTCATCGAAGGTCTAAGAGTAGACGCCCTGATCGGTGTCTATGGTTGGGAACGCGAGGTTCGCCAGACACTGATGCTGGATCTGGTGATGGCATGGGACAATCGGGTGCCGGGCATGAGCGATGATGTTACACAGGCTCTGGACTACGGTCGCGTCGCGGAAGCTGTCGCCGGCTGGGTTGGCGAGAGCAGGTTTCAGTTATTGGAGGCCTTGGCCGAATCTCTCGCGCAAAAGCTGATGGACGAGTTTGAAGTGCCCGGATTGCAACTGACCATTCGTAAGCCCGGTGCCGTGGCCAGCGCCGTATCGGTTGGTGTGAGCATTAACCGCGGGCTGCGCCTGGGCGCGGAAAACAGCGCTTGA
- the folK gene encoding 2-amino-4-hydroxy-6-hydroxymethyldihydropteridine diphosphokinase, translated as MSYVYLGVGSNQDPVRHVRLALDALGASFGGLTLSPVYESEPVGFTGRNFLNLVVGLETDLSIGGLRHRLKELEEQFGRKRDGTVYGQGALDIDLLLYDDLVGSFDGVELPRPEIVLNAFVLRPLAEIAPGCRHPVLDLTFSELWANYDCHQRLWRVPFSWRGTEL; from the coding sequence TTGAGTTACGTTTATCTTGGAGTGGGCAGTAACCAGGATCCCGTGCGGCACGTCCGGCTGGCGTTGGACGCCCTGGGCGCCAGTTTCGGCGGGCTCACGCTCTCGCCAGTCTACGAAAGCGAGCCAGTCGGCTTTACCGGTCGCAATTTCCTCAACCTGGTTGTGGGCCTCGAAACCGACCTGTCAATAGGTGGGCTCAGGCACCGGCTGAAAGAGCTGGAGGAGCAATTCGGCCGGAAGCGCGACGGTACCGTTTATGGACAGGGTGCCCTGGACATCGATCTGCTGCTTTATGACGATCTGGTCGGATCTTTCGACGGTGTCGAGTTGCCGCGCCCCGAGATTGTTCTGAATGCCTTTGTGTTACGGCCTCTGGCGGAGATTGCGCCAGGCTGTCGGCACCCCGTCCTTGATCTGACCTTTAGCGAACTCTGGGCGAATTACGACTGTCACCAGAGACTCTGGAGAGTGCCTTTTTCCTGGCGTGGGACCGAGCTGTAG
- the pgi gene encoding glucose-6-phosphate isomerase, which produces MNDSASTPTELTTRPEWAALTEHAQAMRNVHMRELFDRDPGRYPRYTAEAASLHLDYSKNRITDETLDKLFALARSSGLSDKIEAMFRGEMVNVTEQRPALHVALRSLGDEAIEVDGSDIMPEVRSTLDRMEEFVWRVRSTQWRGFSNQPFKDVVSIGIGGSFLGPKLVSAALKPYWHGRLNCHYVANIDGSNITEVLRYIDPETTLFLIQSKSFKTQETLENTKIAREWFLQNGGSEETIAKHFVAVTANMDEAEKFGILRENIFPMWDWVGGRYSLWSAIGLPTALTIGMENFRALLSGAYSMDRHFRHAPLEENLPVILGLLGIWYSNFHGADAHAILPYDHYLRGLPAHLQQLDMESNGKSVTLEGQEITDYRTGPIIWGGAGANGQHAYHQLLHQGNRLSPADFIVPLRTHNPVGQHHTILFANCLSQSQALMRGKTEAEALAELKAAGMGDERAQALAPHKVIAGNKPSNTILFERSTPRTVGALVALYEHKVMVQGCIWGINSFDQWGVELGKQLGQGILDILEGKAAEPGSLDSSTEGLIRRFVSRHDPDC; this is translated from the coding sequence ATGAACGATTCCGCCTCTACCCCCACCGAACTGACTACCCGCCCGGAGTGGGCGGCGCTAACTGAACATGCGCAGGCCATGCGTAATGTTCATATGCGCGAGCTGTTCGACCGGGACCCTGGCCGCTACCCCCGCTATACGGCCGAAGCCGCCAGCCTGCACCTGGACTACTCCAAGAACCGGATAACCGACGAGACGCTGGACAAGCTGTTTGCGCTGGCTCGCAGCTCTGGCTTATCGGACAAAATCGAGGCCATGTTCCGCGGCGAGATGGTTAACGTCACCGAGCAGCGCCCCGCGCTGCATGTCGCGTTACGAAGCCTGGGCGACGAAGCGATCGAAGTGGATGGCAGCGACATCATGCCGGAGGTGAGATCGACCCTCGACCGCATGGAAGAGTTTGTCTGGCGCGTCCGCAGCACTCAATGGCGGGGTTTCAGCAATCAGCCCTTCAAGGACGTGGTCAGCATCGGTATCGGCGGCTCATTCCTCGGCCCCAAGCTGGTTTCCGCTGCACTCAAACCCTATTGGCACGGCCGCCTGAACTGCCATTACGTCGCCAACATCGACGGCTCGAATATCACCGAAGTCCTCCGTTACATTGACCCTGAAACCACGCTCTTCCTGATTCAGTCCAAGTCTTTCAAGACCCAGGAAACACTGGAAAATACAAAGATAGCCCGCGAGTGGTTCCTCCAGAACGGAGGTTCCGAAGAAACTATCGCCAAGCACTTTGTGGCCGTCACTGCCAATATGGACGAGGCCGAGAAATTCGGCATCCTGCGGGAGAACATCTTCCCCATGTGGGACTGGGTCGGGGGCCGTTACTCACTCTGGTCCGCTATTGGCCTGCCAACAGCGCTGACCATCGGCATGGAAAACTTCCGCGCCCTGCTCTCAGGTGCGTATTCCATGGACCGCCATTTCCGGCACGCGCCGCTGGAAGAAAACCTGCCCGTGATACTGGGGCTGCTCGGCATCTGGTACAGCAACTTTCATGGCGCCGATGCCCACGCCATTCTTCCCTACGACCATTACCTCCGTGGCCTGCCCGCCCACCTTCAGCAACTCGACATGGAGAGTAACGGCAAGTCGGTCACGCTGGAGGGTCAGGAAATCACCGACTACCGCACCGGCCCAATCATCTGGGGCGGCGCCGGCGCCAACGGCCAGCATGCCTACCACCAGCTTTTGCACCAGGGCAACCGCCTTTCGCCCGCGGATTTTATAGTGCCGCTGCGCACCCATAACCCGGTCGGCCAGCATCACACCATCCTGTTCGCCAACTGTCTGAGCCAGTCGCAGGCGCTGATGCGCGGCAAGACCGAGGCCGAAGCACTGGCAGAACTCAAGGCTGCCGGGATGGGTGATGAACGGGCACAGGCGCTGGCGCCGCACAAAGTCATCGCCGGCAACAAGCCGTCCAATACGATACTGTTCGAGCGTTCGACGCCGCGCACGGTCGGGGCGCTGGTGGCGCTCTATGAACACAAGGTGATGGTGCAGGGCTGCATTTGGGGTATCAATTCGTTTGACCAGTGGGGGGTAGAACTGGGTAAACAGCTTGGCCAGGGAATATTGGATATTCTTGAAGGGAAAGCTGCGGAACCGGGCTCGCTCGACAGTTCGACCGAAGGGCTGATTCGGCGCTTTGTCTCGCGCCACGACCCGGACTGCTAG
- the panC gene encoding pantoate--beta-alanine ligase yields MRTVHTVKELRAMLRARRERGEKIAFVPTMGNLHQGHIELVQNARTQGDVVVTSIFVNPMQFGENEDLDAYPRTLAEDQKALEDAGNHLIFAPTVREIYPDGMEGQTRVVVPGLTEHHCGASRPGHFTGVATVVTLLFNIVQPDVALFGEKDFQQIAVIRKMVADLFMPIRIVAVPTVREEDGLAMSSRNGFLSETERERAPVLYQLLTETAKAIAAGESDFTSLQAGAMARLRENGFQPDYFNVVQSETLQPATASDAQITVLAAAKLGSTRLIDNISLEKD; encoded by the coding sequence ATGAGAACCGTACATACCGTCAAGGAACTCCGGGCCATGCTGCGCGCGCGGCGCGAACGCGGCGAAAAGATTGCGTTCGTGCCCACCATGGGCAACCTCCATCAGGGCCATATCGAACTGGTGCAGAACGCGCGGACGCAGGGTGACGTTGTCGTCACCAGTATCTTCGTCAATCCCATGCAGTTCGGCGAAAATGAAGACCTGGACGCTTACCCCCGCACGCTCGCGGAAGACCAGAAAGCGCTGGAAGACGCGGGCAACCATCTTATTTTCGCGCCGACCGTACGCGAGATCTATCCCGACGGCATGGAGGGACAGACTCGCGTCGTTGTACCCGGTCTCACGGAACACCACTGTGGGGCCAGTCGCCCGGGGCACTTCACAGGTGTTGCGACGGTGGTCACGCTGCTATTCAACATTGTCCAGCCGGATGTGGCGCTTTTTGGTGAGAAAGATTTCCAGCAGATTGCGGTCATTCGCAAGATGGTCGCCGACCTCTTCATGCCTATACGCATCGTTGCCGTGCCGACTGTACGTGAGGAAGACGGCCTGGCCATGAGTTCGCGTAACGGCTTTCTGAGCGAGACGGAACGGGAACGCGCGCCGGTTCTTTATCAGTTACTTACCGAGACAGCGAAGGCTATTGCGGCGGGTGAGTCAGACTTTACAAGCCTGCAGGCGGGAGCCATGGCCCGCCTCCGAGAGAATGGCTTCCAGCCGGACTATTTCAACGTGGTGCAAAGCGAAACGCTACAGCCCGCGACGGCGTCCGACGCTCAGATTACAGTGCTGGCTGCGGCGAAACTCGGGAGCACGCGGCTTATCGATAACATCAGCCTGGAAAAAGATTGA
- the panB gene encoding 3-methyl-2-oxobutanoate hydroxymethyltransferase: MAVTINTLRDCKTRGEKFTCLTAYDATFAHLISQAGVEVMLVGDSLGMVLQGNDSTLPVTVQDMAYHTRAVARGNRGALVMADLPFMSYGTPDAAMDSSAQLMRAGAHMVKLEGSSWMADTVEMLSTRGVPVCAHLGLTPQFVNKFGGYKVQGKDDSAADQMVADARELVEAGADIILLECVPSALGQRITESVPAPVIGIGAGAATDGQVLVMHDMLGATPGKPPRFVKDFLAETGTIQGALEAFVDAVKKGTFPAQEHTFKA; this comes from the coding sequence ATGGCCGTAACGATCAATACCCTGCGCGATTGTAAAACCAGGGGCGAAAAATTCACCTGCCTGACCGCCTACGACGCGACTTTTGCCCATCTGATCAGTCAGGCCGGTGTCGAGGTAATGCTGGTGGGCGATTCCCTGGGTATGGTGTTGCAGGGTAACGACAGTACTCTGCCCGTCACTGTCCAGGACATGGCCTACCACACCCGGGCGGTGGCAAGGGGCAATCGGGGCGCCCTGGTAATGGCCGACCTGCCATTCATGAGTTACGGCACGCCCGACGCGGCCATGGATAGCTCGGCCCAGCTCATGCGCGCAGGCGCCCACATGGTCAAGCTGGAAGGTAGCAGCTGGATGGCCGATACTGTCGAGATGCTGAGCACCCGTGGAGTTCCCGTCTGCGCACATCTTGGCCTTACGCCGCAGTTCGTCAACAAGTTCGGCGGTTACAAGGTCCAGGGCAAGGACGACAGCGCCGCTGATCAGATGGTTGCCGACGCGCGCGAACTGGTTGAGGCCGGCGCGGATATTATCCTGTTGGAGTGCGTTCCCAGCGCTCTGGGCCAGAGGATCACCGAAAGCGTACCGGCGCCCGTTATCGGCATTGGCGCCGGCGCGGCAACCGATGGCCAGGTACTGGTCATGCACGATATGCTGGGTGCCACCCCCGGCAAGCCGCCTCGCTTCGTCAAAGATTTTCTGGCCGAGACAGGCACAATTCAGGGTGCCCTCGAAGCTTTCGTGGACGCCGTTAAAAAGGGCACTTTCCCAGCCCAGGAGCATACGTTTAAAGCATGA
- the folK gene encoding 2-amino-4-hydroxy-6-hydroxymethyldihydropteridine diphosphokinase, protein MSESSRVFVGVGSNLDSPLQQVLSGLEALSQLPQCRLLAASSLYRSVALGPANQPDYINAVALMETRLKPAELLEALQMIENGHGRVRQERWGPRTLDLDILLVDAQIIDLPVLQVPHPEIANRSFVLEPLYELWPEGQLPDGRLVSHLLKACEGPALERLAL, encoded by the coding sequence ATGAGTGAAAGCAGCCGGGTTTTTGTCGGCGTAGGCAGCAACCTCGATTCGCCCTTGCAACAAGTGCTGAGTGGCCTCGAAGCCCTTTCCCAACTTCCACAGTGCCGGCTTCTCGCGGCGTCGTCGCTTTACAGAAGTGTTGCGCTGGGGCCCGCCAACCAGCCGGACTACATCAACGCCGTTGCTCTGATGGAAACCCGCCTGAAGCCGGCCGAGCTGCTTGAAGCCTTGCAGATGATCGAGAACGGCCACGGCCGGGTGCGGCAGGAACGCTGGGGCCCGCGTACGCTAGACCTGGACATTCTTCTGGTGGACGCGCAGATTATTGATTTGCCCGTGTTGCAGGTCCCCCATCCCGAGATCGCGAACCGATCTTTTGTGCTCGAGCCTCTTTACGAGCTCTGGCCGGAGGGACAACTGCCCGACGGCCGGCTGGTTTCGCATTTGCTGAAGGCCTGCGAAGGCCCAGCCCTGGAGCGCCTGGCACTCTGA
- the pcnB gene encoding polynucleotide adenylyltransferase PcnB yields MLEQLEKSVRWLKDRLSALVETAESNSVKTDGSRVTIIPRDQHCISRKDISEPAKKVLSRLNNAGFEAYLVGGGVRDLLLQGHPKDFDIGTNATPEEVHELFRNSRLIGRRFRIVHVMFGREVIEVTTFRGNAGNESPEDDDPRQTSEHGLLLSDNIYGTQEEDALRRDFTVNALYYCIRDFSVHDFTGGMDDLRNRTLRLIGDPETRYREDPVRMLRAVRFAAKLGFSIEQSTAGPIHTLADLLRHIPPARLFEEVLKLFSAGYAEQSYHLLREYELFAPLFPETAAALDAGENDEIILAALANTDRRIKEGKPVTPYFLYGALLWPALKLEWERRENEGEPTYQALQLAASDIVARQVQATSVPRRFSVPMKEVWDLQARLPKRRGKRAETLLGHPRFRAAYDFLLVREAAGEHTDGLGQWWTEYQNLDEAGRRAMVNALGGPAPRKRRRRSS; encoded by the coding sequence ATGCTTGAACAATTAGAAAAATCCGTACGCTGGCTAAAAGATCGCCTGAGCGCTCTGGTTGAGACGGCTGAGTCCAACTCCGTCAAAACTGACGGGAGCCGGGTAACCATCATTCCGCGCGATCAGCATTGCATTTCCCGGAAGGACATTAGCGAGCCCGCCAAGAAAGTCTTGTCGAGGCTAAACAATGCGGGTTTTGAAGCGTACCTGGTAGGCGGCGGCGTCAGAGACCTTTTGCTTCAGGGCCACCCCAAGGATTTCGACATAGGGACAAACGCCACCCCCGAAGAGGTTCACGAACTGTTTCGCAACTCGCGATTGATCGGGCGGCGTTTCCGGATCGTTCATGTCATGTTTGGGCGAGAAGTCATCGAGGTAACTACCTTCCGCGGTAACGCCGGCAATGAGAGTCCTGAGGACGATGACCCTCGTCAAACAAGCGAGCATGGGCTTTTACTGAGCGACAACATATACGGGACCCAGGAAGAGGATGCACTAAGGCGGGACTTCACTGTCAATGCGCTGTACTACTGTATTCGTGACTTCAGCGTGCACGATTTCACCGGCGGCATGGACGACCTCCGCAACCGTACGCTGCGGCTGATTGGCGACCCGGAGACCCGATACCGTGAGGATCCGGTACGGATGCTGCGCGCCGTCCGGTTTGCCGCCAAACTGGGATTCAGCATCGAGCAGAGCACAGCTGGCCCAATTCATACGCTCGCTGATCTTCTCCGTCACATACCACCAGCTCGTCTTTTCGAAGAGGTTCTCAAACTCTTCTCGGCCGGCTATGCAGAGCAAAGCTATCATCTGCTCCGGGAGTACGAGCTCTTCGCGCCCTTGTTTCCCGAGACTGCAGCGGCTCTGGACGCCGGCGAGAATGATGAGATTATCCTTGCAGCTCTCGCAAATACCGATCGCCGTATTAAAGAAGGTAAGCCCGTTACGCCTTACTTCCTCTACGGCGCGCTCCTTTGGCCGGCATTGAAGCTCGAGTGGGAGCGCCGCGAGAACGAGGGAGAACCAACCTACCAGGCCCTGCAACTGGCAGCGAGCGACATTGTCGCGAGACAGGTCCAGGCTACTTCCGTACCGCGCCGCTTCAGCGTACCGATGAAAGAGGTCTGGGATCTTCAGGCGCGGCTACCCAAACGTCGCGGCAAGCGCGCTGAGACGCTGCTTGGGCATCCGCGATTCCGTGCCGCGTATGATTTCCTTCTGGTGCGGGAGGCCGCTGGCGAGCATACCGACGGTCTGGGGCAGTGGTGGACTGAGTACCAGAACCTGGACGAAGCCGGCAGACGAGCCATGGTCAACGCCCTGGGTGGTCCGGCGCCCAGAAAAAGACGACGCCGAAGCTCATGA